Proteins encoded by one window of Cloeon dipterum chromosome 4, ieCloDipt1.1, whole genome shotgun sequence:
- the Bap170 gene encoding AT-rich interactive domain-containing protein 2 isoform X7 codes for MAKILNKDPVTYQKERDAFLRELHHFHDGRGTPFRQIPRLHGHEVDLYLLYVLVTAHGGWEKVNQRAEWDTLLEQFSLSSLCVNGGVALKQIYIRYLERYERVHFMGEVADQDEDPEDAHNRRWSVRAIHNVPLTYNHHHHNISESMRSNAGLSTNLFKPTEYDRLALSLLSPLPNEQDYAINVCTLLSNEGKHTLKLDRCPRLIDLLLAHAGVFAESSLRNAFMDMFRKAKCQSTMRFWSDVVEEKDFLELTEPPPVKEFSSNYCLPPTPSSLPDNLLDSECVLEESDLNKCAEELRDRASPPSTKPPSVVPENETADDCTMVDLSEGQSAEVPSNDVQQDPVTDPSEAACETDSSVQKMQVDNEKTNDGPSQTPQVEGGEGAPDGESAPAANPKGGADPIKPEEVDAQPPEGEVPSKPEVEVEVKVEKPKIRMVEVPEDEIPQLPKPEGESLFWCDPVDYSKLGPLVDFGQSEKDFLCLGRGLGVNEVLGQRVLQIATILRNLSFEEENIPVLSKNASFLRFALICTQSKWNRLSQMGLDMLSQVACEMVLEDPQTDTLAAMLLSTVTKGLSSPDRFMIISCLEIINKLSQNEVNEELMLKLVEQKVYDQVCTFLTLHDIMLLIYTLECLYSLSSLGEKACNSICRVHGAIDTLVSLITVEAQSYGPRACILMRVVERVPEQGGVVHATNNVVMNAPMQSPQLTQLTTMNVTPAAQTTVVTRQVLTPQRPIQAMPQPTPGTTTIVIQAPQAQIVQQQQQQQQQQQIQENEQYGMAWLRANYEHSSGAAVDQNEMYQQYVAACSKIGRRGLPSFQFSRLVRTVFGGSVGPNPKPLTAPGGTQEFQYVGIKVAQRQQRLMQQQLQTGQQVHIMSTPTPPPPLQPISTGMTSMKSATKTVESAEQQPVVAKVNGTRSLLSPEIQTDNSMDTTDNSAKGNALLPPPPPQKSTKIDEDSNSAASTANSIMSSGGGVSTDGDGDNSLTSFEGILLNGMPHNLDIDNESIEEVKTTNGSTEKPKAKGMLADLLEKKVALKEPVINGVMSKEIRISEKGLEVVESKVDVSGDGNQTAEQTKQGLKRPAPAPTPPQEAKKICLNGEVKAEAVTESKSEPDNSSESASSVETATATTAATTTQTPVIVSAGSRQIIVTPGNIQQGQVVISQASGTPVKAQVLVQQAGQRQVIVQNQQPMLINSTAGGGQQLLLTQNNGQTFVVGAPQGLTQGQTFLLAPPSQQQGSNQKTIIILHQQGQKMGTPGQPMMVQLPRSAIQGGASGLQSLMLTQGAGGQMTVSLPGCSPIIARPVDASNSGAQQLLKVVAPTQVQRPPASVASTLSAAVATSTASPPVNSTSPGPSATTTTTAGAPTSTTSTTTPAQPVPTVPVSPYVCEWRGCMRIFKSANEVYMHACQSHCPTGPEDVQCLWERCDNLKRKRFSLMTHLYDRHCNNETMKAVAARRKQMAMSGKTEIPAPAQPPPHPGYAPNAALHAIKRHALEFVNPKELMQRTAAAGTTVASTATTSVTSSTTDAAPSIKTGPPVPQVTQTIRPIQQPADTNPSRRLSFQDDNEGPVTKSIRLTSSLILRNLVIYSNTGKRHLRSYEPHLASIALSNVESSRTIAQVLYDMNQASNQS; via the exons ATGGCCAAAATTCTGAATAAGGACCCAGTCACATACCAAAAGGAACGTGACGCTTTTCTCAGAGAACTGCACCACTTCCACGATGGACGAGG GACTCCGTTCAGACAGATTCCCCGATTACACGGCCATGAAGTCGATTTGTATTTGCTGTACGTGCTTGTGACCGCACACGGAGGATGGGAGAAG gtAAATCAAAGAGCAGAATGGGACACGCTCCTGGAGCAGTTCTCGCTGTCCTCCTTGTGCGTCAACGGAGGGGTGGCGCTGAAGCAAATATACATCAGGTATTTGGAGCGTTACGAGAGGGTCCACTTCATGGGCGAAGTTGCCGACCAGGATGAGGACCCTGAAGATGCTCACAATCGGCGCTGGTCAGTCCGCGCGATTCACAATGTTCCTCTCACCtacaaccaccaccaccataACATCTCAG aatCTATGCGAAGCAATGCAGGTCTGTCGACAAACCTTTTCAAGCCAACAGAATATGATCGGCTGGCTCTGTCCCTCCTGTCACCGCTTCCTAATGAACAGGACTATGCAATTAATGTGTGCACCCTGTTGTCAAACGAGGGTAAACACACGCTCAAGCTGGACAGGTGTCCTCGTCTCATTGATCTTCTATTGGCACATGCTGGTGTATTCGCAGAAT CATCGTTAAGAAACGCGTTTATGGACATGTTTCGAAAAGCTAAGTGCCAGTCAACAATGCGTTTCTGGTCGGACGTAGTCGAAGAGAAAGACTTTCTTGAATTGACTGAACCTCCTCCCGTGAAAGAATTTAGCAGCAACTATTGCCTTCCACCTACTCCTTCGTCCTTGCCGGACAACTTGTTGGACAGTGAATGTGTGCTCGAGGAATCCGACCTGAACAAATGCGCTGAGGAGCTGCGGGACAGAGCCTCGCCACCATCCACAAAACCTCCAAGTGTAGTGCCTGAAAACGAAACTGCTGACGATTGCACGATGGTTGACTTGAGTGAAGGTCAGAGTGCAGAAGTGCCCTCCAATGACGTCCAGCAAGACCCAGTGACTGACCCTTCTGAAGCTGCCTGCGAAACGGACAGTTCTGTGCAGAAAATGCAAGTGGACAATGAAAAGACTAATGATGGGCCAAGCCAGACGCCTCAGGTTGAGGGTGGTGAAGGTGCGCCAGATGGCGAAAGCGCGCCAGCTGCCAACCCTAAGGGCGGCGCTGACCCAATCAAACCTGAGGAGGTGGACGCTCAGCCCCCTGAGGGCGAAGTGCCCTCCAAACCAGAGGTTGAAGTGGAAGTGAAAGtggaaaaaccgaaaattcGAATGGTTGAAGTACCTGAGGATGAAATTCCTCAGCTGCCCAAACCAGAAGGAGAAAGTTTATTTTGGTGCGATCCAGTCGATTACTCCAAATTGGGACCTTTGGTGGATTTTGGACAGAGTGAAAAGGACTTTTTATGCCTGGGCAGAGGGCTGGGCGTGAACGAGGTTTTGGGTCAACGGGTGCTACAAATTGCTACTATTTTGAGGAATCTCAGCTTTGAAGAGGAAAACATTCCTGTCTTATCGAAGAATGCGTCGTTTTTGAG GTTTGCCCTCATCTGCACACAGTCCAAGTGGAATAGACTGTCACAAATGGGGCTTGATATGTTGAGTCAGGTGGCCTGCGAAATGGTTTTGGAAGACCCTCAAACCGACACCTTGGCAGCAATGCTCTTGTCTACCGTCACAAAGGGGCTCTCGTCGCCAGACCGCTTCATGATTATTTCTTGTCTTGAGATAATCAACAAGCTTAGTCAGAACGAGGTCAATGAAGAACTCATGCTCAAGTTGGTAGAGCAGAAGGTCTACGACCAAGTGTGCACCTTCCTCACACTCCACGACATCATGTTGCTGATTTACACCTTGGAGTGCCTCTACTCACTCTCCTCGCTTGGGGAAAAAGCCTGCAACAGTATCTGCAGGGTCCATGGTGCTATCGACACTCTAGTTTCCCTTATCACAGTAGAG gcTCAGAGCTATGGGCCTCGAGCATGCATTTTGATGCGAGTTGTTGAGCGTGTGCCTGAGCAAGGAGGAGTTGTGCACGCCACCAACAACGTTGTCATGAATGCTCCCATGCAATCACCTCAGCTGACTCAGCTCACTACCATGAATGTCACTCCCGCCGCACAAACAACTGTTGTCACCAGACAAGTGTTAACACCTCAGA GGCCCATCCAAGCCATGCCTCAGCCAACCCCAGGTACCACTACAATTGTGATCCAAGCGCCACAAGCACAAAtagtgcagcagcagcaacaacaacagcaacagcagcaaatTCAGGAAAATGAGCAATACGGCATGGCGTGGCTTAGGGCCAACTATGAACATTCGTCAGGTGCTGCTGTGGACCAAAATGAAATGTACCAGCAGTATGTGGCTGCTTGCTCTAAAATCGGTCGAAGAGGTCTACCATCCTTTCAGTTTTCGCGGCTAGTAAG GACCGTCTTTGGAGGCTCTGTCGGACCAAACCCGAAGCCGTTGACGGCACCTGGTGGCACCCAGGAGTTCCAATACGTCGGAATAAAG GTAGCTCAAAGGCAACAAAGGttgatgcagcagcagctccaaACGGGGCAGCAGGTGCACATAATGAGCACACCTACGCCACCGCCACCCTTGCAGCCCATCAGCACTGGGATGACATCCATGAAATCGGCCACTAAGACTGTAGAATCCGCTGAGCAGCAGCCTGTTGTCGCCAAAGTCAACGGCACCAGAAGCCTCTTGTCACCTGAAATACAAACAGATAACAGCATGGACACAACAGACAACAGCGCCAAAGGCAACGCCCTTCTACCACCTCCTCCGCCTCAAAAATCAACCAAGATTGATGAGGATTCAAACTCCGCAGCATCCACGGCTAATTCCATCATGTCAAGTGGAGGTGGTGTTTCCACTGACGGAGATGGGGACAACAGTCTCACCAGCTTTGAAGGCATTCTACTAAACGGCATGCCTCACAACTTGGACATCGATAATGAGTCCATCGAAGAGGTGAAAACGACCAATGGCAGCACGGAAAAGCCCAAAGCTAAAGGCATGCTGGCCGACCTGCTGGAAAAGAAGGTTGCCTTGAAGGAGCCCGTGATTAATGGTGTTATGAGCAAGGAGATTAGGATAAGTGAGAAGGGCCTTGAGGTGGTGGAAAGCAAAGTGGACGTTTCAGGAGACGGCAACCAAACTGCAGAGCAGACAAAGCAGGGCCTGAAACGACCAGCGCCTGCACCAACCCCACCTCAGGAGGCGAAGAAAATTTGCCTGAATGGTGAAGTCAAGGCTGAAGCAGTGACTGAATCCAAATCGGAACCAGATAATTCGTCCGAGAGTGCAAGCTCTGTTGAAACTGCGACAGCTACTACCGCAGCCACTACCACTCAGACGCCTGTAATTGTTTCGGCTGGGTCAAGACAAATCATTGTAACGCCCGGAAATATTCAGCAAGGTCAGGTTGTCATCTCCCAGGCATCTGGAACACCTGTCAAAGCACAAGTTCTGGTTCAGCAGGCGGGTCAGCGCCAg GTGATTGTTCAAAACCAGCAGCCAATGCTGATCAACTCGACCGCAGGCGGCGGTCAGCAACTGCTGCTCACCCAGAACAACGGTCAAACCTTTGTTGTTGGTGCTCCTCAGGGTCTGACTCAAGGCCAGACCTTTTTGCTGGCACCACCGTCGCAGCAGCAGGGCTCAAATCAAAAGACCATCATCATATTGCATCAGCAGGGCCAAAAGATGGGCACCCCGGGCCAACCAATGATGGTGCAGCTCCCCCGAAGTGCAATTCAGGGCGGCGCCTCTGGCCTGCAGAGTCTGATGCTGACCCAAGGTGCGGGCGGCCAGATGACTGTATCCCTTCCTGGCTGCAGTCCCATCATCGCCAGGCCGGTTGACGCCTCCAACAGCGGCGCCCAGCAGCTGCTCAAGGTGGTGGCACCCACGCAGGTCCAAAGGCCGCCTGCATCAGTGGCTTCCACCCTCTCTGCAGCAGTTGCTACAAGCACAGCGAGTCCACCTGTGAATTCCACAAGTCCAGGCCCTAGCGCCACGACCACAACCACTGCTGGTGCGCCAACGTCAACCACCTCAACAACGACACCTGCCCAGCCAGTCCCGACGGTTCCAGTTTCACCTTATGTTTGCGAGTGGAGGGGTTGTATGAG GATATTCAAGTCTGCTAATGAGGTGTACATGCATGCCTGCCAGAGCCACTGTCCGACTGGCCCTGAGGATGTGCAGTGCTTATGGGAACGGTGCGACAATCTCAAACGAAAGAGGTTTTCCCTGATGACTCATCTTTATGACAGACATTGCAATAATGAG ACGATGAAGGCGGTGGCTGCGAGGAGAAAGCAGATGGCTATGAGTGGCAAGACAGAAATTCCTGCTCCAGCCCAACCCCCTCCTCACCCTGGCTACGCTCCAAATGCTGCTCTTCACGCGATCAAGCGGCATGCTCTGGAGTTCGTCAATCCAAAGGAGTTGATG CAACGAACAGCTGCAGCTGGAACGACAGTTGCTTCAACTGCCACTACTTCTGTCACTTCCTCTACCACAGACGCAGCTCCTTCCATAAAGACGGGGCCTCCGGTCCCGCAAGTTACTCAAACCATTCGCCCCATTCAACAG CCTGCTGACACTAATCCTTCAAGACGACTCTCGTTCCAA GATGATAACGAAGGGCCTGTTACAAAGAGTATTCGCCTAACATCATCATTAATACTAAGAAATCTAGTCATCTATTCAAACACTGGCAAGAG gCACTTACGGAGCTACGAACCTCACCTGGCAAGCATTGCACTCAGCAACGTGGAATCATCTCGGACAATTGCGCAGGTTCTGTACGACATGAACCAGGCATCCAATCAAAGCTGA